From a single Okeanomitos corallinicola TIOX110 genomic region:
- the glmS gene encoding glutamine--fructose-6-phosphate transaminase (isomerizing): MCGIVGYIGTQAATEILLSGLEKLEYRGYDSAGIATIWEGDISCVRAKGKLLNLRSKLEQIENPAQIGIGHTRWATHGKPEEHNAHPHMDTALRIAVVQNGIIENYRELREQLKKLGHEFRSETDTEVIPHLIAECLKNTVKNLTSPSVLLDAVREAVGKLEGAYAIAVISADFPDELIVVRQQAPLVIGFGQGEFFCASDTPAIVPYTRAVLPLENGEIGRLTPLGVEIYNFAGHRLKKHPRTLNWNPIMVEKQGFKHFMLKEIYEQPGVVRACLEAYFPNSAEIPVTLGLPADFYADLEQIQIVACGTSWHAALVGKYLLEQLAGIPTQVQYGSEFRYAPTPLTANTLTIGVTQSGETADTLAALGMEKERRQGKEFKYEARLLGITNRPESTLGQMVDNIINTHGGIEIGVAATKTFIAQLMAFYGLALDLAYRRQAITQDRLTEIITGLRQLPADIEAILETQEKYIEQLVHDFVETKDFIFVGRGINFPIALEGALKLKEISYIHAEGYPAGEMKHGPIALLDSKVPVVAIAMPGNVYEKVISNSQEAKARDSRLIGVTSVNDGEAAEIFNDLIPVADVEEILSPILTVIPLQLLAYHIAARKGLDVDQPRNLAKSVTVE, from the coding sequence ATGTGTGGAATTGTTGGATATATAGGAACTCAAGCAGCGACAGAAATATTATTATCTGGACTGGAAAAGCTGGAGTACAGAGGTTATGATTCGGCAGGAATTGCCACTATTTGGGAAGGTGATATTAGTTGTGTCCGGGCCAAGGGTAAATTGCTGAATTTACGTTCTAAATTGGAACAAATTGAAAATCCTGCCCAAATTGGTATTGGTCATACTCGCTGGGCAACCCACGGTAAACCAGAAGAGCATAATGCCCATCCACATATGGATACGGCTCTGCGAATAGCGGTGGTACAGAATGGGATTATTGAGAATTACCGCGAACTGCGGGAACAACTCAAAAAATTAGGACATGAATTTCGTTCAGAAACGGATACAGAGGTAATTCCTCATTTGATTGCAGAGTGCTTAAAAAATACCGTAAAAAATCTGACTTCCCCTTCTGTGCTTTTAGATGCGGTACGAGAAGCTGTGGGTAAGTTAGAAGGTGCTTATGCGATCGCCGTCATTTCTGCGGACTTCCCCGATGAATTAATTGTAGTTCGTCAACAAGCGCCTTTAGTCATTGGCTTTGGCCAAGGTGAATTTTTCTGTGCTTCCGATACCCCGGCAATTGTCCCCTATACCCGCGCTGTATTGCCCCTAGAAAATGGCGAAATTGGTCGTTTGACCCCCTTGGGCGTTGAAATTTACAACTTTGCTGGACATCGTTTAAAGAAGCATCCCCGCACTTTGAATTGGAATCCCATCATGGTAGAAAAACAGGGATTCAAACACTTTATGCTCAAGGAAATCTATGAGCAACCGGGTGTAGTTAGGGCTTGCTTAGAAGCTTATTTTCCCAACAGTGCCGAAATACCTGTGACCTTGGGTTTACCAGCGGATTTTTACGCAGATTTAGAACAAATTCAAATTGTCGCTTGCGGTACGAGTTGGCACGCGGCTTTAGTGGGTAAGTATTTATTAGAACAATTAGCAGGAATTCCTACTCAAGTACAATATGGTTCTGAATTTCGTTATGCACCTACACCTTTAACAGCTAATACTTTAACTATTGGTGTCACACAATCAGGTGAAACTGCGGATACTTTAGCAGCTTTAGGGATGGAAAAAGAACGCAGACAAGGTAAAGAATTTAAGTATGAAGCCAGACTGTTAGGTATTACCAACCGCCCAGAAAGCACTTTGGGGCAAATGGTAGATAATATTATTAATACTCATGGGGGAATTGAAATTGGCGTAGCAGCTACAAAAACTTTTATTGCTCAATTGATGGCGTTTTATGGTTTAGCTTTAGATTTAGCCTATCGTCGGCAAGCAATTACTCAGGATAGGTTAACAGAAATTATCACAGGTTTACGACAATTACCAGCGGACATTGAAGCAATTTTAGAAACTCAAGAAAAATATATTGAACAGTTAGTTCATGATTTTGTAGAAACAAAAGATTTCATTTTTGTGGGGAGGGGAATTAATTTTCCTATTGCTTTAGAAGGGGCTTTAAAATTAAAAGAAATTAGCTATATTCACGCTGAAGGATATCCAGCCGGAGAGATGAAACACGGACCGATTGCTTTATTAGATTCTAAAGTTCCGGTAGTGGCGATCGCTATGCCTGGTAATGTATATGAAAAGGTGATTTCTAACTCCCAGGAAGCAAAAGCTAGAGATTCTCGGTTAATAGGTGTAACTTCTGTTAATGATGGGGAAGCAGCAGAAATATTTAATGATTTAATTCCTGTTGCTGATGTGGAGGAAATTTTGTCACCTATTTTGACAGTTATTCCCTTGCAATTGTTAGCTTATCATATTGCAGCTAGGAAGGGTTTAGATGTAGATCAACCAAGGAATTTGGCGAAGTCTGTAACAGTGGAATAG
- the fmt gene encoding methionyl-tRNA formyltransferase, whose translation MKIVFFGTPEFAVPTLEKLLNHPKYEVLAVVTQPDKRRGRGNKLTPSPVKTLAITHNLAVWQPEKIKKDTDTLTKLQNLAADVFVVVAYGQILSQKILNMPKFGCINVHGSILPQYRGAAPIQWCIHKGEKETGITTMLMDAGMDTGDMLLKANTPIKLLDNAQILGDQLAVIGADLLLETLSKLENQEIKPIPQDNSQATYASLIQKEDYNLDWSKPAVEIHNQVRGFYPHCVTTFRQQQLKVTATVPLDPAYTQELPKEIQDKINKIPDLSTVSTQPGEVINITKGIGAIVQTGSGLLWLREVQPIGKRLQSGWDFVNGTRLTVGEVMGN comes from the coding sequence ATGAAAATTGTATTTTTTGGTACTCCCGAATTTGCTGTTCCCACCCTAGAAAAATTACTAAATCATCCAAAATACGAAGTTTTAGCAGTTGTTACTCAACCGGATAAACGCAGAGGACGGGGGAATAAATTAACACCCTCTCCCGTAAAAACCTTAGCCATTACTCATAACTTAGCAGTCTGGCAACCAGAAAAGATCAAAAAAGATACTGATACACTCACTAAACTACAAAACTTAGCAGCAGATGTATTTGTAGTAGTTGCCTATGGACAAATTTTGTCGCAAAAAATCTTGAATATGCCCAAATTTGGCTGCATTAACGTACATGGCTCTATTTTACCCCAATATCGAGGTGCTGCTCCTATTCAGTGGTGTATACATAAAGGTGAAAAAGAAACTGGTATTACAACCATGTTAATGGATGCAGGTATGGATACAGGAGATATGCTTCTGAAGGCAAATACACCTATCAAATTATTAGATAACGCTCAGATTTTAGGTGATCAGTTAGCTGTCATCGGTGCAGATTTATTATTAGAAACTTTGAGCAAGTTGGAAAATCAAGAAATTAAACCCATTCCCCAGGATAATTCTCAAGCAACCTATGCGTCTTTGATTCAAAAGGAAGATTATAATTTAGACTGGTCAAAACCTGCTGTAGAAATACATAATCAGGTGAGAGGTTTTTATCCTCACTGCGTTACTACCTTCCGACAACAACAACTAAAAGTTACTGCCACTGTACCCTTAGATCCTGCTTATACTCAAGAATTACCCAAAGAAATACAAGATAAAATTAATAAAATCCCTGATTTGTCAACCGTATCCACTCAACCAGGAGAAGTCATAAATATAACTAAAGGTATCGGAGCAATTGTACAAACAGGATCAGGTTTGTTGTGGTTAAGAGAAGTACAACCAATTGGTAAACGTCTTCAGTCAGGATGGGACTTTGTGAATGGTACTCGTTTAACAGTAGGGGAAGTAATGGGTAACTAA
- a CDS encoding NDP-sugar synthase, which yields MKAMILAAGKGTRVRPITYTIPKPMIPILQKPVMEFLLELLRQHGFDEIMVNVSHLAEEIENYFRDGQRFGVQIAYSFEGKIDDDGKLVGQAVGSAGGMRRIQDFSPFFDDTFVVLCGDALIDLDLTAAVKWHKSKGSIATIITKSVPKEEVSSYGVVVTDEDNRIKAFQEKPSMEEALSTNINTGIYIFEPEVFKYIPSEVEFDIGSQLFPELVKINAPFYAIPMDFEWVDIGKVPDYWRAIRGVLLGEIKNVQIPGHEVAPGIYTGLNVAVNWDKVDITGPVYIGGMTRIEDGAKIVGPAMIGPNCWICDGATVDNSVIFEWSRLGPGVRLVDKLVFGRYCVDKTGASIDVQAAALDWLITDARQDPPSYTPLERQAIEELLGTNSI from the coding sequence ATGAAAGCAATGATTCTGGCAGCGGGTAAAGGTACTCGTGTACGTCCTATTACATATACCATTCCCAAACCGATGATTCCTATTCTGCAAAAGCCAGTAATGGAATTTTTGTTAGAACTATTACGTCAACACGGTTTTGACGAAATTATGGTCAATGTTAGCCATTTGGCGGAAGAAATAGAAAATTATTTCCGTGATGGTCAAAGGTTTGGTGTGCAGATTGCTTACTCCTTTGAAGGAAAAATTGATGATGACGGTAAATTGGTAGGACAAGCAGTTGGTTCTGCGGGGGGGATGCGGCGCATTCAAGACTTCTCACCCTTTTTTGATGATACCTTTGTGGTGCTGTGTGGTGATGCGCTAATTGATTTGGACTTGACTGCGGCAGTAAAGTGGCATAAATCCAAGGGTTCAATTGCCACCATTATTACCAAATCCGTACCCAAGGAAGAAGTTTCTAGCTATGGTGTGGTTGTCACAGATGAAGATAACCGGATTAAAGCCTTCCAAGAAAAACCTTCAATGGAGGAAGCATTAAGTACCAATATCAATACAGGTATTTATATCTTTGAGCCAGAGGTGTTTAAGTATATTCCCTCTGAAGTTGAGTTTGATATCGGTAGTCAATTATTTCCCGAACTGGTAAAAATCAATGCCCCTTTTTATGCCATTCCCATGGATTTTGAATGGGTAGATATTGGTAAAGTGCCAGATTATTGGCGGGCTATTCGTGGTGTACTGTTGGGAGAAATTAAAAATGTGCAAATCCCTGGTCATGAAGTAGCACCTGGTATTTACACTGGTTTAAATGTAGCAGTTAACTGGGACAAAGTTGATATTACTGGACCAGTTTACATTGGTGGCATGACTAGAATTGAGGACGGGGCAAAAATTGTTGGTCCGGCGATGATTGGACCTAATTGCTGGATTTGTGACGGGGCAACGGTAGATAATAGTGTGATTTTTGAATGGTCGCGTTTGGGGCCAGGAGTCCGTTTAGTGGATAAGCTGGTGTTTGGACGCTATTGTGTGGATAAAACTGGCGCATCTATTGATGTTCAAGCAGCGGCTTTAGATTGGTTAATTACTGATGCCCGTCAAGATCCTCCATCTTATACTCCTCTAGAACGCCAAGCTATTGAGGAGTTATTAGGAACAAATTCAATTTAG
- the pdxH gene encoding pyridoxamine 5'-phosphate oxidase has protein sequence MDKNIADLRKDYALQELSEAEINHNPFIQFKFWFDQAVAAQLPEPNAMTLATSTPDGKPSARMVLLKNFDERGFVLFTNYNSHKGKEITANPHAALVFWWAELERQVRIAGTVEKISDEESDDYFEVRPHNSRLGAWASNQSEVIANREVLEAQLQAFQDKYENKEVPRPPHWGGFRIIPQEIEFWQGRSSRLHDRLLYTRLNDGGWKIERLSP, from the coding sequence ATGGATAAAAATATAGCTGACCTCCGCAAAGACTACGCTCTACAAGAATTGAGCGAGGCTGAAATTAACCATAATCCTTTTATACAATTTAAATTCTGGTTTGATCAAGCTGTAGCAGCACAGTTACCCGAACCTAATGCCATGACTTTAGCTACATCTACACCCGATGGTAAACCCTCGGCGAGAATGGTTTTATTAAAAAACTTTGATGAAAGGGGTTTTGTTTTATTTACTAATTATAATAGTCACAAAGGCAAAGAAATAACTGCAAACCCTCATGCAGCACTGGTTTTTTGGTGGGCTGAGTTAGAACGTCAAGTCAGAATTGCAGGAACTGTAGAAAAGATTTCTGATGAGGAGTCAGATGACTATTTTGAGGTACGCCCCCATAATAGCCGTTTAGGTGCTTGGGCTTCTAATCAAAGTGAAGTCATAGCTAATAGGGAAGTTTTGGAAGCACAATTACAAGCATTCCAAGACAAGTATGAAAATAAGGAAGTTCCCAGACCTCCTCACTGGGGAGGTTTTCGGATTATTCCCCAAGAAATAGAATTTTGGCAAGGGCGTTCTAGTCGTTTACATGACAGATTACTTTATACTCGGTTAAATGATGGGGGTTGGAAGATAGAACGTTTGTCACCTTAA
- a CDS encoding ScpA family protein, producing MDADNLLEAITNLIEQAEKGEIDPWDVQVIEVIDRYLELMSPETTVRSYEADLSQSGQAFLSASMLVLFKANTLMQLSSVDTIIDNVSDNAMWEGEDGELYPIQRLQLERQLRRRPAAMPPPKRRVTLQELIEQLQIMANQLKRVEKVSKPPRTKRQPTMQKMREALELAHQENLTEVALELEQLLQLSAKELKLEENSLNLEQLVKLWKQTKQPEKNSSHHDSENGQLVSIFWALLLLSAQSKVELYQEEFYQEVKIRLPTDSVKDCQVVN from the coding sequence ATGGATGCTGATAATCTGTTAGAAGCCATTACAAATTTAATTGAACAAGCAGAAAAAGGAGAAATAGATCCTTGGGATGTGCAGGTAATTGAAGTAATTGATAGATATCTGGAACTTATGTCACCAGAAACAACAGTCAGAAGTTATGAAGCGGATTTATCTCAATCTGGACAGGCTTTTTTATCAGCATCTATGCTTGTATTATTTAAAGCTAATACTTTAATGCAATTATCTTCTGTAGATACTATTATAGACAATGTGTCCGATAATGCAATGTGGGAAGGTGAAGATGGGGAATTATATCCCATTCAAAGGTTGCAACTAGAACGACAGTTGCGCCGTCGTCCAGCAGCAATGCCACCACCAAAACGCCGTGTCACCCTGCAAGAGCTAATTGAGCAATTGCAGATTATGGCTAACCAGTTAAAACGGGTAGAGAAAGTTAGCAAACCTCCACGCACTAAACGTCAACCCACTATGCAAAAGATGCGGGAGGCGCTAGAACTAGCTCACCAAGAAAATCTCACAGAAGTAGCTTTAGAACTAGAACAGTTACTACAGCTTTCTGCAAAAGAGCTAAAGTTAGAAGAAAACAGTTTAAATCTGGAACAGTTAGTAAAGCTGTGGAAACAGACTAAACAACCTGAAAAAAATAGTTCTCACCATGATTCGGAAAACGGTCAATTGGTGAGTATTTTTTGGGCGTTGTTATTGTTATCGGCTCAATCTAAGGTCGAATTATATCAGGAAGAATTTTACCAAGAAGTAAAAATTCGTCTGCCTACAGATTCAGTCAAAGACTGTCAAGTTGTAAACTAA
- the psaC gene encoding photosystem I iron-sulfur center protein PsaC, whose protein sequence is MSHTVKIYDTCIGCTQCVRACPTDVLEMVPWDGCKAAQVASSPRTEDCVGCKRCETACPTDFLSIRVYLGAETTRSMGLAY, encoded by the coding sequence ATGTCTCATACTGTAAAAATCTACGATACCTGCATCGGTTGCACCCAATGCGTTCGCGCTTGTCCTACAGACGTTCTTGAAATGGTGCCTTGGGATGGCTGTAAAGCTGCTCAAGTTGCTTCTTCACCTCGTACAGAAGACTGTGTAGGCTGCAAACGCTGTGAAACAGCTTGCCCCACCGACTTTTTGAGCATCCGCGTTTATTTGGGTGCTGAAACAACTCGCAGCATGGGTTTAGCCTACTAA
- a CDS encoding AI-2E family transporter: MRRSASLQSLLIYGLSGPIIALNVWLLSLLFRYFQHPITILSIAAILAFLLNYPVQLFETIRIDRTKSVIIVLIITLAVFAILGVTLVPLLIDQTIQLLNKIPDWLASSQDNLAKLQILAQKRRIQIDLSLVTNQINAGVENLLQQIASGAVGFAGTLLSGILNMVLVVVLAFYMLLYGDRVWYSLINLLPSNIGIPFSKSLQLNFQNFFLSQLLLGVFMVLALTPIFLFMRVPFALLFAIIIGISELIPFVGAALGIGLVTMLVLLQNWWLAFPVAMAAIIMQQIKDNLLAPKLLGNFTGLNPLWIFISILMGFEIAGLLGTLVAVPIAGTIKGTFDAIKKTKHGDYVSNYTVVDDTEFEK, from the coding sequence ATGCGCCGTTCAGCCTCTCTGCAAAGTTTACTAATTTATGGACTGAGTGGCCCGATTATTGCTCTTAATGTCTGGCTACTATCTCTTTTGTTTCGTTATTTTCAACATCCCATCACAATTCTTAGTATTGCAGCTATCCTGGCATTTTTGCTTAACTACCCAGTCCAGTTATTTGAAACAATCAGGATTGATCGGACTAAATCTGTAATTATTGTCTTAATAATCACATTAGCTGTATTTGCTATTTTGGGTGTCACCCTTGTACCGCTGCTAATTGACCAAACAATCCAACTTTTAAATAAAATTCCTGATTGGTTAGCTTCTAGTCAAGACAATCTAGCAAAATTGCAAATTTTAGCACAAAAGAGGCGCATACAAATTGATTTAAGTTTAGTAACTAATCAAATTAATGCTGGTGTTGAAAATTTGTTACAACAGATAGCTTCTGGGGCGGTGGGATTTGCTGGAACTCTATTGTCAGGAATACTGAATATGGTCTTAGTAGTTGTACTTGCTTTTTATATGTTACTCTATGGCGATCGCGTGTGGTACAGCCTAATTAATCTTCTTCCATCTAATATTGGCATCCCTTTTAGCAAATCTCTACAATTAAACTTCCAGAACTTTTTTCTGAGTCAATTGTTACTAGGCGTATTTATGGTTCTCGCTCTCACACCCATCTTTTTATTTATGAGAGTACCATTTGCCCTCTTATTTGCCATTATCATCGGTATTTCTGAACTGATACCTTTTGTTGGGGCAGCTTTAGGTATAGGCTTAGTGACCATGCTGGTTTTATTACAAAACTGGTGGTTAGCATTTCCAGTGGCAATGGCAGCAATAATCATGCAGCAAATCAAAGATAATCTTCTAGCACCCAAACTACTTGGTAACTTTACAGGACTTAATCCCCTATGGATTTTTATCTCCATTCTCATGGGATTTGAAATCGCTGGGTTATTGGGAACACTCGTAGCTGTACCCATTGCTGGTACGATTAAAGGCACTTTTGACGCTATTAAAAAAACTAAACATGGAGATTATGTATCTAATTACACAGTTGTTGATGATACAGAATTTGAAAAATAG
- a CDS encoding DUF6464 family protein: MESDSLATEVILTNSRQSLGKLKLDWTPQPGNYLDVEGKTYAVLERRHRYQFKAGRYHLHTIAIYVQKAQRPSEKSLVAGRWVIGDASCDYNAHSEIIRCAVNPEGPCESCRSYENSEHR; the protein is encoded by the coding sequence ATGGAGTCAGACTCTTTAGCAACTGAGGTAATTCTCACAAATTCCCGTCAGTCTCTTGGTAAATTAAAACTTGATTGGACACCTCAACCTGGTAATTATCTTGACGTTGAAGGTAAAACCTATGCAGTATTAGAGCGTCGTCATAGGTATCAATTTAAAGCGGGACGTTACCACTTACATACTATTGCTATTTATGTACAAAAAGCTCAAAGACCTTCAGAAAAAAGCTTAGTAGCAGGACGTTGGGTCATAGGTGACGCTAGTTGTGATTATAACGCTCATTCAGAAATTATCCGCTGTGCTGTTAACCCTGAAGGCCCATGTGAGTCTTGTCGTTCTTACGAAAATTCAGAGCATAGGTGA
- a CDS encoding RNA-binding S4 domain-containing protein — protein MIKLDQFLKLVGIASTGGQAKIMITNGEVKVNGIVETRRGRKLLENDTVVVIEETFQVGDIIS, from the coding sequence ATGATTAAACTCGATCAGTTTTTAAAGTTAGTAGGTATTGCTTCAACAGGAGGACAAGCTAAAATAATGATTACTAATGGTGAAGTCAAAGTTAATGGCATAGTTGAAACTAGACGTGGGCGTAAACTATTAGAAAATGACACTGTGGTGGTTATTGAAGAAACTTTTCAAGTAGGGGATATCATTTCTTAA